The following are encoded together in the Lactuca sativa cultivar Salinas chromosome 1, Lsat_Salinas_v11, whole genome shotgun sequence genome:
- the LOC111899476 gene encoding DNA replication complex GINS protein PSF2, which yields MSGQSDPRGSTFSAAELEFLAEDETIEIVPNLRMERLSLICGDFGPFRPQIATQVPIWLAVALKKRGKCTIRPPDWMSVEKLTQVLEAERDSASSFEALPFHYVEISRLLFDDARDDIPDVYMVRSLIEDIKDVRFHKIGTGLEKLSSRTYAMKLNLSAMEVNVIRPFVTGGLETFYKLGNPDLIQESSDRPEHRRPQPADRGPRRELRR from the exons ATGTCCGGCCAATCCGACCCTCGAGGTTCAACATTTTCAGCCGCTGAG TTGGAGTTTTTAGCGGAGGATGAAACAATAGAGATTGTTCCGAACTTAAGAATGGAGCGCCTCAGTTTGATCTGC GGTGATTTTGGACCATTTCGGCCCCAAATAGCTACTCAAGTTCCAATTTGGTTAGCTGTCGCTTTGAAGAAGCGAGGAAAGTGCACAATTCGACCTCCAGATTGGATGTCTGTCG AAAAGTTGACTCAAGTGTTGGAGGCAGAGCGTGACTCAGCAAGTTCTTTTGAAGCACTCCCATTTCATTATGTAGAGATCTCAAGGCTTCTTTTTGATGA TGCACGTGATGACATTCCTGATGTATATATG GTAAGATCTCTAATTGAAGACATAAAAGATGTAAGGTTTCACAAAATTGGCACTGGTTTAGAGAAGCTCTCATCTCGAACATATGCTATGAAG tTGAATTTATCTGCAATGGAAGTAAATGTAATAAGACCATTTGTGACTGGAGGGCTTGAGACTTTTTACAAACTCGGGAATCCGGACTTGATCCAAGAATCATCAGATAGACCCGAACACAGACGACCCCAACCAGCTGATCGTGGACCGAGG CGTGAATTGAGACGATAA
- the LOC111899408 gene encoding protein COP1 SUPPRESSOR 2, whose product MKKNKNFRKRSIADEEDEQTGVTEDGNEMRLALEEIKFLQKLRERKSGVPAVVKTGQAAAASGVNNAGGLVPKGGDKGEADGEKDDLVLQDTFAQETAVMDEDPHMLKYVEQELAKKKGKNIDEADQVENDIKRAEDELYKIPEHLKVKRRNSEESSTQWTTGIAEIQLPIEFKLKNIEETEAAKKLLQEKRLMGRAKTDSTIPSSYSADYFQRGKDYAEKLRRDHPELYKDKGGANNNGEARAGDSAAAVDGGAGGGGGGGGGRQAATDEFMLERFRKRERHRGTRR is encoded by the exons ATGAAGAAGAACAAAAATTTCCGAAAACGAAGTATAGCAGACGAAGAAGATGAACAAACTGGAGTTACAGAAGACGGCAATGAGATGCG ATTAGCTTTAGAAGAGATCAAATTTCTTCAGAAACTGAGGGAGAGGAAGTCAGGAGTCCCAGCGGTTGTTAAAACAGGGCAGGCTGCTGCAGCTAGCGGCGTCAACAATGCTGGTGGGTTGGTTCCCAAAGGTGGTGATAAGGGTGAAGCCGATGGAGAAAAAGACGACTTGGTTTTACAGGATACATTTGCTCAAGAAACTGCTGTAATGGATGAAGATCCACATAT GTTAAAATATGTTGAGCAAGAGTTAGCTAAGAAAAAAGGGAAAAACATAGATGAGGCAGATCAAGTTGAGAATGATATAAAACGAGCAGAGGATGAATTATACAAAATTCCAGAGCATCTTAAG GTCAAACGAAGGAACTCAGAGGAAAGCTCTACTCAGTGGACCACTGGAATTGCTGAAATCCAGCTTCCCATCGA ATTTAAGCTGAAAAATATAGAGGAAACAGAAGCTGCGAAAAAGCTTTTGCAGGAGAAGAGGCTAATGGGCCGGGCTAAAACGGACTCCACCATACCTTCAAGCTACAGTGCTGATTATTTCCAACGTGGCAAGGACTATGCTGAaaaacttagaagag ACCATCCTGAGCTTTATAAGGACAAAGGAGGAGCAAATAACAATGGGGAGGCTAGAGCCGGTGATTCAGCCGCCGCGGTAGATGGAGGAgcaggtggaggaggtggtggtggtggtggaagaCAGGCGGCAACGGATGAATTTATGCTTGAGAGGTTTAGAAAAAGAGAACGCCACCGTGGGACCAGGAGATGA
- the LOC111899409 gene encoding 60S ribosomal protein L2, mitochondrial yields MAMLSRARVVSSNLFGKLAFQNPIHRAFSSSSTQGTHSHDKMMNNNPMFSLDISSQIGSCMPISMMRIGTIIHNIEMNPGQGGKLVRAAGTSAKILKEPSATKLCLIRLPSGVEKLIDSRCRATIGVVSNPEHATKKLRKAGQSRWLGRRPVVRGVAMNPVDHPHGGGEGKSKSSGCRGGVSKTPWGKPTKSGFKTGPLKRRK; encoded by the exons ATGGCAATGTTATCCAGAGCCCGTGTTGTTTCTTCAAATTTGTTTGGGAAGTTGGCCTTCCAAAATCCAATCCATCGCGCTTTTAGCTCTTCTTCAA CACAAGGAACACATTCCCATGACAAAATGATGAATAACAACCCAATGTTCTCATTGGACATAAGTTCCCAAATTGGAAGCTGTATGCCCATATCCATGATGCGGATTGGAACCATAATCCACAACATTGAAATGAACCCGGGTCAAGGAGGAAAGTTAGTCCGTGCTGCAGGCACATCAGCAAAGATCTTGAAAGAACCATCTGCCACTAAGCTTTGTTTAATCAGACTCCCATCTGGTGTTGAAAAGTTGATTGATTCCCGGTGTAGGGCCACAATCGGGGTGGTGTCCAACCCCGAACATGCAACCAAGAAGCTCAGGAAGGCGGGGCAGAGCCGCTGGCTTGGGCGGCGGCCGGTGGTTCGAGGTGTTGCTATGAATCCGGTGGACCATCCGCATGGTGGTGGTGAAGGGAAGAGTAAGAGTAGCGGTTGTAGAGGCGGTGTTTCCAAGACCCCATGGGGGAAACCCACTAAGAGTGGGTTTAAAACGGGCCCACTTAAGAGGAGGAAGTAG